The following coding sequences are from one Armatimonadota bacterium window:
- a CDS encoding heavy metal translocating P-type ATPase — MIDQKQKHVGNPKLTEIALPVRGMSCASCVATVEGALRGIDGVASATASLTAEKAFVTFDPGKVRLADLEQAIRDVGYEVGKEVLALQIGGMSCASCVTSIETAVGSLPGVASVQVNLPAGTATVTYYPGLVTPALIKRTIRDLGYQAAERLEGAAALDREREARRREIRRQGRWMLVAWPLALVVMLGTFQDVWILPRFVPGVLANPLILFALTTPIVFGPGWQFFINSYRGLRHGVTDMNLLYATGIGAAYLIAVINTFFPHAGFGGPEATFYEAAALLTAFIILGRYLEALTRGRASEAIRKLMSLQPKVARVLRNGAEVEIPADEVEVDEVVVVRPGEQIPVDGIVLEGYSAVDQSMITGESMPVEKRAGDEVIGGTMNKTGAFKFRATKVGRDTALAQIIKLVEDAQTSKAPIQRLADLVAGKFIFWVHVLALAVFLFWFFIGYARFFSPETRLMLTPYTLAGVGVFGFALLVSVAVLVISCPCAVGMATPSAIMAGTGKAAEHGILFKGADAIEAASRLTHIVFDKTGTLTRGEPSVTDVVAAEGWLEDRVLRLGAAAEVNSEHPLGEAIVRAARGRGLAVDEPEAFSAIPGHGVEARVGGRMVLLGNRRLMRDRGVDITAFRGQAERLEEDGKTVMFVAADGQVAGLIAVADTLKEHSAEAVHILHRLGLRVVMITGDNRRTAEAIARQVGIDRVLAEVLPQDKALEVKGMQMRGMRVAMVGDGINDAPALAQADVGMAIGSGTDVAKETGHVVLIKDDLRDVVTAIEVAKATMRKVKQNLFWAFVYNTVTIPIAAGLLYPWSRQVVSPEIAAFLMAISSLTVTLNTTLLKRFVPSLRGGRALAGIRRELAPLVGVPH, encoded by the coding sequence ATGATTGATCAAAAGCAGAAGCACGTCGGGAACCCCAAGCTGACGGAGATCGCCCTCCCGGTGAGAGGGATGTCCTGCGCGTCATGCGTGGCCACCGTGGAAGGCGCGCTGCGCGGCATCGACGGTGTGGCCTCGGCGACGGCCAGTCTCACCGCCGAGAAGGCCTTCGTTACCTTCGATCCGGGCAAGGTGCGCCTGGCCGACCTGGAGCAGGCCATCCGGGATGTCGGGTACGAGGTGGGGAAGGAAGTCCTGGCGCTGCAGATCGGCGGGATGAGCTGCGCCTCCTGCGTGACGTCCATCGAGACGGCGGTGGGCAGCCTGCCGGGCGTAGCCTCCGTGCAGGTGAACCTGCCCGCGGGGACGGCAACGGTGACGTACTACCCCGGCCTGGTCACCCCGGCCCTGATCAAGCGAACGATCCGCGATCTGGGCTACCAGGCCGCCGAGAGGCTGGAGGGAGCGGCGGCTCTGGACCGGGAGCGGGAGGCCCGCCGTCGGGAGATCCGCCGCCAGGGGCGGTGGATGCTGGTGGCCTGGCCGCTGGCGCTGGTAGTCATGCTGGGGACCTTCCAGGATGTCTGGATCCTCCCGCGTTTCGTGCCAGGGGTCCTGGCGAATCCTCTCATCCTCTTCGCCCTGACCACGCCCATCGTCTTCGGCCCCGGGTGGCAGTTCTTCATCAATAGCTACAGGGGGCTGCGCCACGGGGTGACTGACATGAACCTGCTCTACGCCACAGGAATCGGCGCGGCCTACCTCATCGCCGTGATCAACACCTTCTTCCCCCATGCAGGTTTCGGCGGGCCGGAGGCGACGTTCTACGAGGCGGCAGCGCTGCTCACCGCCTTCATCATCCTGGGCCGATACCTGGAGGCGCTGACCCGCGGCCGCGCCTCGGAAGCCATCCGCAAACTGATGAGCCTGCAGCCGAAGGTTGCCCGGGTGCTGCGTAACGGCGCCGAGGTGGAGATTCCTGCGGACGAGGTAGAGGTGGATGAAGTGGTCGTTGTGCGTCCCGGCGAGCAGATCCCGGTAGACGGGATCGTCCTTGAGGGCTACTCGGCTGTCGACCAGTCGATGATCACCGGCGAGTCCATGCCTGTGGAAAAGCGGGCGGGCGATGAGGTCATCGGCGGCACGATGAACAAGACGGGCGCCTTTAAGTTCCGGGCCACCAAGGTCGGCCGCGACACGGCGCTGGCACAGATCATCAAGCTGGTCGAAGACGCCCAGACCAGCAAGGCGCCCATCCAGCGGCTGGCTGACCTGGTCGCCGGCAAGTTCATATTCTGGGTACACGTGCTGGCCCTGGCAGTCTTCCTCTTCTGGTTCTTCATCGGCTACGCCCGGTTCTTCTCCCCGGAGACCCGCCTGATGCTCACCCCCTACACGCTGGCCGGCGTGGGGGTGTTCGGCTTTGCCCTGCTGGTCTCCGTGGCGGTGCTGGTGATCTCCTGCCCCTGCGCCGTGGGCATGGCCACGCCCAGCGCCATAATGGCCGGCACCGGTAAGGCGGCGGAGCACGGCATCCTCTTCAAGGGCGCCGACGCCATCGAGGCGGCCAGCCGGCTCACCCACATCGTCTTCGATAAGACCGGCACCCTGACAAGAGGCGAGCCGTCGGTTACCGACGTGGTGGCCGCAGAGGGGTGGTTGGAGGACCGGGTGCTGCGCCTGGGGGCGGCTGCGGAGGTGAACTCGGAGCATCCCCTGGGAGAGGCCATCGTGCGGGCGGCGCGCGGCCGCGGGCTGGCCGTGGACGAGCCCGAGGCCTTCAGCGCCATCCCCGGACATGGAGTGGAGGCCCGTGTCGGCGGCCGCATGGTGCTGCTGGGGAACCGGCGTCTGATGCGTGACCGCGGGGTAGACATCACTGCCTTTCGGGGTCAGGCGGAGCGCCTGGAGGAAGACGGCAAGACAGTCATGTTTGTGGCCGCCGACGGGCAAGTAGCCGGCCTCATCGCCGTAGCCGATACGCTCAAGGAGCACTCTGCGGAGGCCGTGCACATCCTGCACCGTCTGGGGCTGCGCGTGGTCATGATCACCGGAGACAACCGGCGGACCGCGGAAGCCATCGCCCGGCAGGTGGGGATCGACCGCGTCCTGGCCGAGGTCCTGCCGCAGGACAAGGCCCTGGAGGTCAAGGGCATGCAGATGCGCGGCATGCGCGTGGCCATGGTCGGTGATGGCATCAACGACGCCCCTGCGCTGGCCCAGGCCGACGTGGGCATGGCCATCGGCTCGGGCACCGACGTGGCCAAGGAGACGGGGCACGTGGTCCTGATCAAGGACGACCTGCGGGACGTGGTCACGGCCATCGAGGTGGCCAAGGCCACGATGCGCAAGGTCAAGCAGAACCTCTTCTGGGCGTTCGTCTACAACACGGTGACCATTCCCATCGCCGCCGGTCTCCTCTACCCCTGGTCCCGGCAGGTGGTCAGCCCGGAGATCGCCGCCTTCCTCATGGCCATCAGCTCGCTGACGGTGACGCTGAACACGACGCTGCTCAAGCGGTTTGTCCCCAGCCTGCGAGGCGGCAGGGCTCTGGCTGGCATCCGGCGGGAGCTGGCACCCCTGGTAGGCGTCCCGCACTGA